One Syntrophorhabdaceae bacterium genomic region harbors:
- a CDS encoding zinc ribbon domain-containing protein → MPIYEYKCESCGKYFEIFQKISDPPLTECKFCKGRLTKLISNCAFHLKGSGWYVTDYKKPVDSVSKVTKPTNGNGSGNGKQPTSEATATTDTKASSETKSTEA, encoded by the coding sequence ATGCCAATCTATGAATATAAATGCGAATCATGTGGAAAATACTTTGAAATCTTTCAGAAAATAAGCGATCCACCCTTAACAGAATGCAAATTCTGTAAAGGCAGGCTTACCAAACTAATTTCTAACTGTGCATTTCATCTCAAAGGAAGCGGATGGTATGTAACAGACTATAAAAAGCCTGTAGATTCCGTAAGCAAAGTTACTAAGCCTACAAATGGAAATGGCAGCGGTAATGGTAAGCAGCCTACCTCAGAGGCTACTGCCACCACTGACACAAAGGCAAGCTCTGAAACAAAATCAACAGAGGCATAA
- a CDS encoding DUF169 domain-containing protein has protein sequence MDRELKERFISLWTKYFHNAQLPLIFFYTDRDNVAQKVKRPKAEHRCVLADIFKVQKGRSLAFDEDSFGCFGGKKYLGYGDGFMPDFEYFLSCGIPGKLEGERYKKTPELVKAYMREFPSFKAPYKNMVFKRWDLLEAEDEPEVVIFFSPPDIISGLFTLANFDRIDLNSVITPFGAGCATIVLYPYSEKTSQNPRAVIGMFDVSARPCIPSHMLSFAVPMNRFVEMINNMEESFLTTKSWAKVKKRIKNDLKSSQK, from the coding sequence ATGGACAGGGAATTAAAAGAAAGATTTATCTCCCTTTGGACAAAATATTTTCATAACGCCCAGCTTCCCCTAATTTTTTTCTATACAGATAGAGATAATGTGGCACAGAAGGTAAAAAGGCCTAAGGCAGAACACAGATGTGTCCTTGCAGATATATTCAAGGTGCAAAAAGGTAGATCCCTCGCCTTTGATGAAGATTCATTCGGATGTTTTGGAGGAAAAAAATATCTCGGTTATGGAGATGGTTTTATGCCTGATTTTGAATACTTTCTTTCCTGCGGGATACCGGGCAAGCTGGAAGGAGAACGTTATAAAAAGACCCCGGAACTTGTTAAGGCATATATGAGAGAATTTCCATCCTTTAAGGCACCTTATAAAAATATGGTATTTAAAAGGTGGGATCTATTAGAGGCAGAAGATGAACCAGAGGTAGTAATATTTTTCTCTCCCCCTGATATCATATCCGGGCTTTTTACCCTGGCAAATTTCGATAGAATTGACTTGAACAGTGTAATAACTCCTTTTGGTGCAGGTTGTGCAACCATTGTCCTCTATCCTTATTCAGAAAAGACATCCCAGAATCCCAGGGCAGTAATAGGTATGTTTGATGTATCTGCAAGGCCCTGCATTCCATCCCATATGTTAAGCTTTGCGGTCCCCATGAACAGATTTGTAGAAATGATTAATAATATGGAGGAGAGCTTTCTTACAACCAAAAGCTGGGCAAAGGTTAAAAAGAGAATAAAGAATGACTTAAAATCCTCTCAAAAATGA
- a CDS encoding heterodisulfide reductase-related iron-sulfur binding cluster gives MEEIGRQIFWNVGGGARWITYALMVITFIALIYGIKKRYAMWKIGKPAAFNFKDRLGERIGYFIANGIFHKSILREAYPGWMHFFIFWGFLILAIATALIAIQDDVIRLIFDVEFIKGNFYLIFSFLTDLAGAIAIIGILMAIYRRYVVKPTRLDNKPDDLIVLLWILAVLVTGFLVEAARIAGDPKPYEVWSFIGYMTSSIFPAAEAGKTYMPHAVMWYIHMLLSFGLIVYIAYSRLLHIITSSLNMMFRGVEDSPRGAIAPIEDFENAEEFGVNSIDGFTWRQIFDLDACTRCGRCQDLCPAYNSEKPLSPKQFIQDLKAEWERAAQGKKNEDGLIDNVIQEETLWSCTACLACQVNCPVSIPTFDKNIEMRRYLTLTLSKTTSETRLLFKNLQQKVDPYGMGKRQRTEWLEGLDVKMIGEEEVEYLYWVGCVASLDDRNRKVAKAFSKILTTAGVSFGILGQEETCCGDPARRCGNEDLYLGIAQGNVELLNEMGIKKIITTCPHCYHTLKNEYPQIGGNFEVYHQSEFIWKLINEGKLKINPAIEGTITFHDPCYLGRINRIFDEPRNVVAKVKQGGYVEMERNHDRSFCCGGGGGRIWMEEHHKRINHLRIDEAIAISANTVVTACPYCLIMMEDAIKDKEKTETMKALDLSEIVVKGM, from the coding sequence ATGGAAGAGATTGGAAGGCAAATTTTCTGGAATGTCGGCGGAGGGGCGCGATGGATCACCTATGCCCTAATGGTGATAACATTCATCGCTCTAATATACGGTATCAAGAAAAGATATGCCATGTGGAAGATAGGTAAACCCGCTGCTTTTAACTTTAAAGACAGGCTCGGTGAAAGGATTGGTTATTTTATTGCAAATGGTATCTTCCATAAGTCCATCCTAAGAGAGGCATATCCAGGCTGGATGCACTTTTTTATATTCTGGGGATTTCTCATACTTGCCATAGCTACTGCTCTTATTGCAATCCAGGATGACGTGATAAGGCTCATCTTTGATGTAGAATTCATAAAAGGTAATTTTTATCTTATCTTCTCCTTTCTCACAGACCTGGCAGGTGCGATTGCCATTATAGGTATACTCATGGCTATATATCGCAGGTATGTTGTTAAGCCTACAAGGCTCGATAATAAACCAGATGACCTGATTGTGCTTCTCTGGATACTTGCAGTCCTTGTAACAGGATTTTTGGTTGAGGCAGCAAGGATTGCCGGGGACCCGAAACCTTATGAAGTATGGAGTTTCATAGGTTATATGACTTCATCCATCTTTCCAGCTGCTGAAGCTGGCAAGACCTATATGCCCCATGCTGTTATGTGGTATATCCACATGCTACTTTCCTTTGGATTGATTGTCTATATTGCCTATTCAAGGTTGCTCCATATAATTACATCATCTCTAAATATGATGTTCAGGGGGGTTGAGGATAGTCCAAGAGGCGCCATAGCACCCATTGAAGACTTTGAGAACGCAGAGGAATTTGGTGTAAACTCCATAGATGGTTTTACGTGGAGACAGATATTTGACCTGGATGCATGCACAAGATGTGGCAGATGTCAGGACCTTTGCCCTGCATATAATAGTGAAAAACCATTGTCCCCAAAACAATTTATACAGGACCTCAAGGCAGAGTGGGAAAGGGCAGCACAGGGTAAAAAGAATGAAGATGGCCTCATCGATAATGTAATTCAGGAAGAGACACTATGGTCATGCACTGCATGCCTTGCCTGTCAGGTAAACTGCCCTGTATCAATACCAACCTTTGATAAGAATATAGAGATGAGAAGATATCTCACCCTTACATTAAGTAAGACCACATCTGAGACAAGACTATTATTTAAAAACCTCCAGCAGAAGGTAGACCCATATGGAATGGGCAAGAGACAGAGAACAGAATGGTTAGAAGGACTTGATGTGAAGATGATAGGCGAAGAGGAAGTAGAGTATCTCTACTGGGTAGGCTGTGTAGCTTCCCTTGATGACAGGAACAGAAAGGTGGCAAAGGCATTCTCAAAGATATTGACAACAGCGGGGGTATCCTTTGGTATCCTTGGGCAGGAAGAGACATGCTGTGGTGACCCTGCCAGGAGGTGTGGAAATGAAGACCTTTATCTTGGCATTGCCCAGGGCAACGTGGAACTCCTCAATGAAATGGGTATCAAGAAGATAATAACCACATGTCCTCACTGCTACCATACATTGAAAAATGAGTATCCTCAGATAGGTGGAAACTTTGAGGTATACCATCAGTCAGAGTTTATATGGAAACTTATAAATGAAGGAAAGCTAAAAATAAATCCTGCTATTGAAGGCACCATCACATTCCATGATCCATGCTATCTCGGAAGAATAAACCGTATATTTGATGAGCCGAGAAATGTGGTTGCAAAGGTCAAACAGGGTGGTTATGTGGAAATGGAAAGAAATCACGACAGAAGCTTCTGCTGTGGCGGCGGTGGTGGCAGGATCTGGATGGAGGAACATCACAAGAGGATAAACCATCTCCGTATAGACGAGGCCATTGCCATATCTGCAAACACAGTGGTGACAGCATGTCCATACTGTCTTATTATGATGGAGGATGCCATAAAGGACAAAGAAAAGACAGAGACCATGAAGGCGCTTGATCTGTCAGAGATTGTGGTAAAGGGTATGTAA
- a CDS encoding endonuclease V, whose amino-acid sequence MMAAVDVHYEIDKSIAACIAFKEWGDSSPYKSKRITLSPSKDYCPGRFYKRELPCILAVLESIDHTFDIIIIDGYVHLKKDYGKGLGAYLFESLPYTSCIIGVAKNPLKIADNFVQINRGKSKRPLFISSIGCPVQYAAESIISMHGGNRIPTLLKLADKLARSQIPELI is encoded by the coding sequence ATGATGGCAGCGGTAGATGTCCATTATGAAATAGATAAATCCATTGCAGCATGTATTGCATTTAAAGAATGGGGAGACAGTAGTCCATACAAATCAAAAAGGATCACCTTATCTCCTTCAAAAGACTACTGTCCTGGAAGATTCTACAAAAGGGAATTGCCGTGTATTCTGGCAGTGCTGGAAAGTATTGACCACACCTTTGATATCATTATAATAGATGGTTACGTGCATTTAAAAAAGGATTATGGAAAGGGACTGGGGGCATATCTATTTGAATCATTGCCTTATACTTCATGTATTATAGGCGTCGCAAAAAACCCATTAAAGATTGCAGACAACTTTGTTCAAATCAATCGAGGAAAAAGCAAAAGACCGCTATTTATCTCTTCTATTGGCTGCCCAGTTCAATATGCTGCAGAATCTATTATTTCCATGCACGGAGGAAACAGGATACCCACACTTTTGAAGCTGGCAGACAAACTGGCAAGAAGTCAAATTCCAGAACTTATATAA
- a CDS encoding alanine--glyoxylate aminotransferase family protein encodes MQKRYLLAPGPTAIPPEVLLKMAEPIIHHRNPMFEEVVEEVRANLKYLFGTKNEVLIFASSGTGAMEGAVTNMLSPGDKAICIRSGKFGERWANICKAYGVETVNIDLPWGDELDPAIIEKTLKEQPNIKAVYMQATETSTGARFPVKEVATIVKNYPNTILVVDGITGIGVFALPQDEWGIDVLVGGSQKALMLPPGLAFAGVSDKAWEFNKNSKIPKFYFNWQKELTNLQKNQTNFTPAISLIIGLRESLRMIKEEGLENIYKKFDVLAMATREAAKALGLKIFAKNPSPAVTAIIAPEGIDGQAIYKTMWKKYGVTGAGGQDQLKGKIFRIATLGYADKYDVITAVAALEFTLRDLGYKFQIGAGVSKATDCLKDL; translated from the coding sequence ATGCAAAAGAGATATCTATTAGCACCAGGACCAACAGCAATACCACCTGAGGTCCTTTTAAAGATGGCAGAGCCAATCATACACCATAGAAATCCAATGTTTGAAGAGGTTGTGGAAGAGGTGAGGGCAAACCTAAAATACCTTTTTGGGACTAAAAATGAAGTCCTCATATTTGCCTCATCAGGAACAGGGGCCATGGAAGGGGCAGTTACAAATATGCTCTCCCCTGGTGATAAGGCAATATGTATAAGAAGTGGGAAGTTTGGTGAGAGATGGGCAAATATATGCAAGGCATATGGTGTAGAAACTGTAAATATAGACCTTCCCTGGGGCGATGAACTTGACCCTGCCATCATTGAAAAGACATTGAAGGAACAGCCCAATATAAAGGCAGTATATATGCAGGCAACAGAGACCTCAACAGGGGCAAGGTTCCCTGTTAAAGAGGTTGCCACTATTGTTAAAAATTATCCAAATACCATCCTTGTAGTTGATGGCATAACAGGCATAGGTGTATTTGCCCTGCCTCAAGATGAATGGGGTATCGATGTCCTTGTAGGCGGTTCTCAGAAGGCCCTGATGCTTCCCCCTGGCCTTGCCTTTGCAGGTGTGAGCGATAAGGCATGGGAATTTAATAAAAATTCAAAGATACCAAAATTTTATTTCAACTGGCAGAAGGAACTCACAAACCTACAAAAAAATCAGACCAATTTCACACCGGCAATTTCACTAATCATAGGCCTTCGTGAATCACTAAGGATGATAAAAGAAGAAGGCCTTGAAAATATATATAAGAAATTCGATGTCCTTGCCATGGCCACAAGAGAAGCAGCAAAGGCACTGGGTCTAAAGATATTTGCCAAGAATCCAAGCCCTGCAGTAACTGCCATCATAGCCCCAGAGGGTATAGACGGCCAGGCCATATATAAAACCATGTGGAAAAAATACGGTGTTACAGGTGCGGGCGGTCAGGATCAACTAAAAGGCAAGATATTCAGGATCGCCACCCTCGGTTATGCCGATAAATATGATGTGATAACTGCTGTAGCAGCCCTTGAATTTACCTTGAGGGATCTGGGATATAAATTCCAGATAGGAGCAGGTGTTTCAAAGGCAACAGATTGTTTGAAAGATTTATAA
- a CDS encoding HAD family hydrolase, translating into MIKGVIFDFDGTLTELTLDFILLKKEILKIAERFIDRETIKSLDGFYVIEMIYELEGIIGDKGKLFSSEAFKRLEELEIEAASGKGLFSYSRDVLSWLTKRDIKIGIITRSCLAVLNMVFPDMNRYIHGVSTREHTRYVKPDPRHVHHILEIISVKPGDAMIVGDHPTDVHAGLQAGLMTVGVLSGRTKRQSFVDAGANFIVNDIKGLLPIIEMHGV; encoded by the coding sequence ATGATAAAAGGCGTAATATTTGATTTTGACGGGACCCTAACAGAGCTTACCCTTGACTTCATATTACTAAAAAAAGAGATATTAAAGATCGCAGAGAGGTTTATTGATAGAGAGACCATAAAAAGTCTTGATGGCTTTTACGTAATCGAGATGATATATGAGCTTGAAGGGATCATCGGTGATAAGGGCAAATTATTTTCAAGTGAGGCATTTAAGAGGCTTGAAGAACTTGAAATAGAGGCAGCATCAGGCAAAGGACTTTTCTCCTATTCAAGGGATGTCCTGAGCTGGTTGACTAAAAGGGATATTAAAATAGGTATCATCACAAGGAGTTGCCTTGCCGTCCTCAATATGGTATTTCCAGATATGAATAGATATATCCATGGTGTATCCACAAGGGAGCATACAAGATATGTAAAGCCTGATCCCAGGCATGTCCATCATATCCTTGAAATAATCTCAGTAAAACCAGGAGATGCCATGATTGTAGGCGATCACCCTACAGACGTCCATGCAGGACTACAGGCAGGTCTTATGACAGTAGGTGTCCTTTCAGGGAGGACAAAAAGACAATCCTTTGTAGATGCAGGCGCTAATTTTATAGTGAATGATATAAAGGGTTTACTGCCTATAATAGAAATGCATGGTGTTTGA
- a CDS encoding 4Fe-4S binding protein, giving the protein MPAKVDEEACTGCGACAEVCPADAITVEDTAKVDPELCTECGACTEECPVEAITLEE; this is encoded by the coding sequence ATGCCTGCAAAAGTCGATGAAGAAGCCTGCACAGGATGCGGAGCATGCGCAGAGGTTTGTCCTGCTGACGCCATTACTGTAGAAGATACCGCAAAGGTTGATCCTGAACTCTGCACAGAATGCGGTGCTTGCACAGAGGAATGTCCTGTAGAGGCAATCACTCTCGAAGAGTAA
- a CDS encoding MBL fold metallo-hydrolase, which translates to MDKIEYLRLTVLCENVVANLAGIGEHGFSVYIETDIGNYLFDTGSGIGILHNADVFQKDLKKIKKIMLSHGHYDHTGGLSQTLSRTGEIEVYCHPDVFHEKYAISKEEFKKEKRFIGIPHRQTYLESKGAVFKFSKEFQEIEKGMFLTGEIPRLYDYEQGDPRLSLRTEEGFIKDPLWDDQALVFSTKKGIVVLLGCAHAGIINTLDFIGKKLGVDRFYAVVGGTHLGLVGENQFKRSIEALKGFNMEKMGLSHCTGIEASFMIKREFGERSFYASVGTSLEIT; encoded by the coding sequence ATGGATAAGATAGAATACCTGAGGCTTACAGTCCTTTGTGAAAATGTGGTGGCAAACCTTGCAGGTATAGGTGAACATGGTTTCTCTGTTTATATAGAGACAGATATTGGTAACTATCTCTTTGACACAGGGTCAGGTATAGGAATACTGCACAATGCAGATGTCTTTCAAAAAGACTTGAAAAAGATAAAAAAGATCATGTTGAGCCATGGCCACTATGACCATACAGGTGGTCTCAGTCAGACCCTCTCAAGAACAGGTGAGATAGAGGTTTACTGTCATCCTGATGTTTTTCATGAAAAATATGCTATTTCAAAAGAGGAGTTCAAAAAGGAAAAACGGTTTATAGGTATACCCCACAGGCAGACCTATCTTGAATCAAAAGGCGCTGTTTTTAAATTTTCAAAGGAATTTCAAGAGATAGAAAAAGGTATGTTTTTAACAGGCGAGATCCCAAGGCTTTATGATTATGAGCAAGGAGACCCGAGATTATCTTTAAGAACAGAAGAAGGTTTTATAAAAGACCCGTTATGGGACGACCAGGCACTTGTCTTTTCCACAAAAAAAGGTATAGTAGTGCTTCTTGGTTGTGCCCATGCAGGTATCATAAACACCCTTGATTTCATTGGAAAAAAATTAGGTGTGGACAGATTTTATGCCGTTGTTGGAGGAACGCATCTGGGCCTGGTGGGTGAAAACCAGTTTAAAAGGTCTATTGAAGCACTCAAAGGTTTTAACATGGAAAAGATGGGCCTTTCACACTGCACAGGCATAGAGGCAAGTTTTATGATTAAGAGAGAATTCGGTGAGAGGTCATTTTATGCCTCTGTGGGAACAAGCCTTGAGATAACATAA
- the mnmG gene encoding tRNA uridine-5-carboxymethylaminomethyl(34) synthesis enzyme MnmG produces MDIFHVIVVGAGHAGCEAALAASRMKAKTLLITINIDHIAFMSCNPAVGGIGKGHLVKEIDALDGEMALNADAAGIQFRILNMKKGPAVRSTRIQTDKMKYALRMKSRLEHQENLFIRQGIVERLLVDKDTVIGIETPWGEKFYGKTVILTTGTFLRGLIHIGLEHFEAGRMGDFPSIGLSLCLKSLGLEIGRLKTGTCPRLDGRTIDFSQLEPQPSDDPPKPFSLLTKRIKNRLVPCYLTYTNMTTHEAIRSGLDRSPLYTGKIKGTGVRYCPSIEDKIVRFKDKERHRIFIEPEGLNTVEYYPNGLATSLPLDIQMKMLRSIKGLEKIEITRPGYAIEYDFVYPTQLYPTLETKLIKNLFLAGQINGTTGYEEAAAQGLVAGINAALKAKGEDEFILGRHESYIGVMIDDLVTKGVDEPYRIFTSRAENRFVLREDNADLRLTEKGYSIGVVSKKRYLMVLKKKKKIEKTHEILKSVRLRPTKQTEEMLKELGIDGIKNPVTLEDLLKKPGITIEHLKKIEDRLAHIDEDIAYQVELNIKYDGYKNRQIEMINRAKKLEDKKIPQDIRYEEVSGLSREMIEKLSKIRPLSLGQASRIPGITPAAITALMIYFKKQGVI; encoded by the coding sequence ATGGATATTTTTCATGTCATAGTAGTAGGTGCAGGTCATGCAGGCTGTGAGGCAGCCCTGGCTGCATCCCGGATGAAGGCAAAAACACTTCTCATTACCATAAACATAGACCATATAGCCTTCATGTCATGCAATCCAGCAGTGGGCGGTATAGGTAAAGGACATCTGGTAAAAGAGATAGATGCCCTTGATGGTGAGATGGCATTAAACGCCGATGCTGCGGGCATACAATTCAGGATACTTAATATGAAGAAAGGGCCTGCAGTGCGTTCTACCCGCATCCAGACCGATAAGATGAAATATGCCTTAAGGATGAAATCAAGACTTGAACATCAGGAGAATCTTTTTATAAGGCAGGGGATAGTAGAGAGGCTTCTTGTAGATAAAGACACTGTCATAGGTATTGAAACCCCATGGGGAGAGAAGTTCTATGGAAAGACTGTAATCCTCACCACAGGGACATTTCTAAGAGGGTTAATACACATAGGCCTTGAACATTTCGAGGCAGGCAGGATGGGAGATTTCCCATCTATTGGCCTTTCTCTTTGTCTTAAGTCACTGGGTTTAGAGATAGGTAGATTGAAGACAGGGACATGCCCGAGGCTTGACGGAAGAACCATTGATTTCTCCCAGCTTGAGCCCCAGCCAAGCGATGACCCACCAAAACCCTTTTCATTGCTCACAAAAAGGATAAAAAACAGGCTTGTCCCATGTTACCTTACATATACCAATATGACCACCCATGAAGCCATCAGATCAGGCCTTGACAGGTCCCCCTTATATACAGGAAAGATAAAAGGCACAGGGGTGAGATACTGCCCTTCCATTGAAGATAAGATTGTAAGATTCAAGGATAAGGAGAGGCACAGGATATTTATCGAGCCCGAAGGTCTCAACACAGTAGAATATTACCCCAATGGCCTTGCCACAAGCCTACCCCTTGATATACAGATGAAGATGCTAAGGAGTATTAAAGGTCTTGAAAAGATAGAGATAACAAGGCCTGGTTATGCCATAGAATATGATTTTGTCTATCCTACACAGCTTTATCCCACCCTTGAGACGAAGTTGATTAAAAATCTATTTCTCGCAGGCCAGATAAACGGCACTACCGGCTATGAGGAGGCAGCAGCCCAGGGGCTTGTTGCAGGCATTAATGCTGCTTTAAAAGCAAAAGGAGAGGATGAGTTTATCCTTGGCAGGCATGAATCATATATAGGGGTTATGATAGACGACCTGGTTACAAAGGGTGTGGATGAGCCATACAGGATATTTACCTCAAGGGCCGAGAACAGATTTGTTTTAAGGGAGGATAATGCAGATCTTAGACTTACAGAAAAAGGATATTCCATTGGGGTTGTAAGTAAAAAAAGATACCTAATGGTATTAAAAAAGAAGAAAAAGATAGAAAAGACCCATGAAATACTCAAGTCAGTGAGATTGAGGCCTACAAAACAGACAGAGGAGATGCTAAAAGAATTAGGTATAGATGGCATAAAAAACCCTGTAACCCTTGAGGACCTCTTGAAAAAACCAGGCATAACCATAGAACATCTAAAAAAGATAGAGGATAGGCTCGCCCACATAGATGAAGACATTGCCTATCAGGTAGAGCTTAATATAAAATATGACGGTTACAAAAATAGACAGATAGAGATGATCAACAGGGCAAAAAAACTTGAGGATAAAAAGATACCCCAGGATATAAGATATGAAGAGGTGTCTGGGCTTTCACGAGAGATGATAGAAAAACTATCAAAAATAAGACCCTTATCCCTTGGACAGGCATCCCGTATACCTGGGATTACCCCTGCAGCAATAACAGCCCTGATGATATACTTTAAGAAACAGGGGGTCATATAA
- a CDS encoding reductive dehalogenase domain-containing protein produces MKDNNRLIEDWLKEFHIDILGFGHMSLYDIDLVQIDNNLKERLPYAISFGLVLSKAVMATVIDGPNLLYLHHYRQLNYRLDMAAYILSKKIEEMGFNALPFAASQLVDWKNQKAHISHKKIGVISGIGWIGRNNLLIHPIFGAQVRYNTVLTDMPLQVNETKAFSCGACNACVNVCPAGSIKEDPSSFDHIGCYDMLTHFKNKRNLGHHICGLCIRVCKGKR; encoded by the coding sequence TTGAAAGACAATAACAGGCTTATAGAAGACTGGCTTAAGGAATTCCACATAGATATATTAGGTTTCGGTCATATGTCTCTATACGACATAGACCTTGTTCAGATAGATAATAATTTAAAGGAGAGATTGCCTTATGCCATATCATTTGGTCTTGTCCTTTCAAAGGCTGTTATGGCTACAGTAATAGACGGTCCTAATCTTTTATATCTTCACCACTACAGACAACTCAACTACAGGCTCGATATGGCAGCATATATACTTTCAAAAAAGATAGAAGAAATGGGTTTTAATGCCCTTCCCTTTGCTGCCTCCCAGCTGGTGGACTGGAAGAACCAGAAGGCTCATATATCACATAAAAAGATAGGTGTTATATCAGGTATAGGATGGATAGGAAGAAATAACCTGCTTATCCATCCAATCTTCGGGGCCCAGGTGCGATACAACACAGTCCTTACTGATATGCCCCTTCAAGTAAACGAAACAAAGGCATTTTCTTGTGGTGCATGCAATGCATGTGTAAATGTATGTCCTGCCGGGTCAATAAAAGAAGACCCATCCTCTTTTGACCATATAGGTTGTTATGATATGTTGACCCATTTTAAAAACAAAAGAAATCTGGGACACCATATATGCGGTCTCTGCATAAGGGTCTGCAAAGGAAAAAGATAA
- the serA gene encoding phosphoglycerate dehydrogenase encodes MKILIADQLSDKALEILKSNNLVADVKTGLTGEQLKDIIGDYDALIVRSATKATREIIENGKNLKVIGRAGIGVDNVDVAAATEKGIIVMNTPQGNALAAAEHSIALMFAAARKVAIADRTMKQGKWEKKALMGTEIYNKTLGVIGIGNIGSLVAEKALGLGMKVLAYDIYVSKEFAESKGIELVDLDTLLKESDFIAIHVPLVKDTKNLINKDTIAKMKKGVIIINVARGPIVNEKDLLEALEKGHVACAALDVFEQEPPPPDNPLVLSDKTVCTPHLGASTKEAQDKVAIDIANQIVDFFKNGVIKNSVNAPSLSLEMARKIAPYLKLSEGLATILACITDFPIKSIEIQYMGDVSETDTKILTQGIIKNILTQQLEGVNYVNAPIIAKSRDIKLKEIKSKESEDFTSLLRIIVRGDKNQNTIEGTLFGKKEPRLIKINNIYLEADLKGNMLLIYNYDKPGVIASIGNVFFIRGINIGGMHFGRESIGGLAISLLDLDKEVEDNVIREIQSLPNVIGVKKIEIGQ; translated from the coding sequence ATGAAGATCCTCATTGCGGACCAGCTATCTGATAAGGCACTTGAAATACTAAAGTCCAATAATCTTGTGGCGGATGTAAAGACAGGTCTTACAGGTGAGCAGTTAAAAGACATAATAGGCGATTATGATGCCCTTATAGTTAGAAGTGCCACTAAGGCAACAAGGGAGATCATAGAAAACGGTAAAAACCTTAAGGTCATAGGAAGGGCAGGCATTGGTGTAGACAATGTAGATGTGGCAGCAGCAACAGAAAAAGGCATCATTGTCATGAATACACCTCAAGGCAATGCCCTTGCAGCAGCAGAACACTCTATTGCCCTTATGTTTGCAGCGGCAAGGAAGGTTGCCATTGCAGATAGAACTATGAAGCAGGGGAAATGGGAAAAAAAGGCCCTCATGGGCACAGAGATTTATAACAAGACCCTGGGCGTTATAGGTATTGGAAATATAGGAAGTCTTGTGGCAGAAAAGGCATTAGGCCTGGGCATGAAGGTTCTTGCCTATGATATTTATGTGTCAAAAGAATTTGCCGAAAGCAAAGGCATTGAGCTTGTTGACCTTGATACACTCCTTAAGGAAAGTGATTTTATAGCAATACATGTGCCACTGGTAAAGGATACAAAAAACCTGATAAACAAAGATACCATAGCCAAGATGAAAAAAGGCGTTATCATCATCAATGTGGCACGTGGGCCAATAGTGAATGAAAAGGACCTTCTCGAGGCACTGGAAAAAGGCCATGTTGCCTGTGCTGCCCTTGATGTCTTTGAACAAGAACCTCCTCCCCCTGATAATCCCCTTGTCCTTTCAGATAAGACAGTCTGCACACCACACCTGGGGGCATCTACCAAAGAGGCGCAAGACAAGGTGGCAATAGATATTGCAAACCAGATTGTAGATTTTTTCAAAAACGGTGTTATCAAAAACAGCGTCAATGCACCATCCCTTTCCCTGGAGATGGCAAGAAAGATTGCACCTTATCTGAAACTTTCAGAAGGGCTTGCCACTATTTTAGCCTGCATCACCGACTTCCCCATAAAATCCATAGAAATACAGTATATGGGTGATGTATCTGAGACAGACACAAAGATATTAACCCAGGGGATAATAAAGAACATCCTCACCCAGCAGCTCGAGGGAGTAAATTATGTAAATGCACCTATCATTGCCAAGAGCAGGGACATAAAGCTCAAAGAGATAAAGAGCAAAGAATCAGAGGACTTCACATCCCTCCTTAGGATTATAGTAAGGGGCGATAAAAACCAGAATACCATAGAGGGGACATTGTTTGGTAAGAAAGAGCCAAGACTCATTAAGATCAACAATATCTATCTTGAGGCGGATCTAAAGGGTAATATGCTCCTCATCTACAATTATGATAAACCCGGTGTCATTGCCAGTATAGGAAATGTATTCTTTATAAGAGGTATTAACATCGGCGGTATGCATTTTGGTAGAGAAAGTATAGGCGGACTTGCCATATCCTTACTCGATTTGGATAAAGAAGTAGAAGACAATGTAATAAGGGAGATACAGTCCTTACCTAATGTAATAGGTGTAAAGAAGATAGAGATCGGGCAATAG